From Dermochelys coriacea isolate rDerCor1 chromosome 8, rDerCor1.pri.v4, whole genome shotgun sequence, the proteins below share one genomic window:
- the THOC3 gene encoding THO complex subunit 3, translating to MALSPYVLAMQELFRANTRSREFPAHGAKVHSVAWSCCGRRLASGSFDKTASVFVLEKDRLVKENNYRGHGDSVDQLCWHPSNPDLFVTASGDKTIRIWDVRTTKCIATVNTKGENINICWSPDGQTIAVGNKDDVVTFIDAKTHRSKAEEQFKFEVNEISWNNDNNMFFLTNGNGCINILSYPELKPIQSINAHPSNCICIKFDPMGKYFATGSADALVSLWDVDELVCVRCFSRLDWPVRTLSFSHDGKMLASASEDHFIDIAEVETGEKLWEVQCESPTFTVAWHPKRPLLAFACDDKDGKYDSSREAGTVKLFGLPNDA from the exons ATGGCGCTCTCCCCGTACGTGCTCGCCATGCAGGAGCTGTTCCGGGCCAACACGCGGAGCCGCGAGTTCCCGGCGCACGGGGCCAAGGTGCACTCGGTGGCCTGGAGCTGCTGCGGCCGCCGGCTCGCCTCGGGCTCCTTCGACAAGACGGCGAGTGTCTTCGTGCTGGAGAAGGACCGGCTG GTGAAGGAGAACAATTACCGTGGCCACGGGGACAGCGTGGATCAGCTGTGCTGGCACCCGAGTAACCCAGACCTCTTTGTTACTGCATCTGGAGACAAAACCATCCGTATCTGGGACGTCCGCACCACTAAGTGCATTGCTACCGTGAACACCAAAG GAGAGAACATTAATATCTGCTGGAGTCCTGATGGCCAGACCATTGCGGTGGGGAATAAGGATGATGTGGTCACCTTCATTGATGCCAAAACACATCGCTCCAAAGCCGAGGAGCAGTTTAAATTTGAGGTGAATGAGATTTCCTGGAACAATGATAACAACATGTTCTTCCTCACCAATGGCAACGGCTGCATCAACATCCTCAG CTACCCGGAGCTGAAGCCCATCCAGTCTATCAATGCTCACCCATCAAACTGCATCTGCATCAAGTTTGACCCCATGGGGAAGTACTTTGCCACGGGAAGCGCAGATGCTCTGGTCAGTCTGTGGGATGTAGACGAGCTGGTGTGCGTGAGGTGCTTCTCCAG GCTGGACTGGCCCGTGAGAACCTTGAGTTTTAGCCATGATGGGAAGATGCTGGCGTCCGCGTCTGAGGATCACTTCATCGACATTGCTGAGGTGGAGACAG GGGAGAAGCTGTGGGAGGTGCAGTGTGAATCCCCCACCTTCACGGTGGCCTGGCACCCAAAGAGACCTTTGCTGGCCTTCGCCTGTGATGACAAAGATGGCAAATATGACAGCAGCCGGGAGGCAGGCACCGTCAAGCTCTTCGGCCTCCCCAATGATGCATAA